The DNA sequence CTTCAATATGAAAATGATTCATTATACTCTAGATCAGATGAGCACACAGTTCTGTTTTCTAGGGTTGAATTGTTGTGGAAGACTTTAGATTTTGCCCAGTGACAAACAACTATTGGAGACTTCTCTTGAAAGCCTGTTCTCCCTGATTTGTTTAATGTTGTATGTAATGTTAATTTATCCATCTGAAGTTCCATATATATAATTCCACCACAATTATAGTAGAGGCATCTTTAGCTTATTGATTTCAGGTCTGGTATACACCCAGTGTATTCAGGTATTGACTGCTTCTTTTCACTATCTCTTTTCTAGGGCCACGTGGAACATACTTGTAACTTCATCCATGTTTCTGAGTTCCTTTACACAATTGGTCTCATACTTGACTCTCAGGCAGTACCGGCataacccagaaaaaaaaattggttatTCTGCCTAGTTAGGAAGGGTTTTCCTCATTTTGCTGTCTTTAATTCTCGGTTTTTATCTCTATGtaaatttgtttcctttgttGCTACAAGTTTTCATGCACACAGTTCCGCGTTCAGTAACTTTACTAAGTAGGCTGGTGGTTAAGTCAAAAATCCTAGCATCATGTGAATACGGCGTCTGTTAGTAGAGTCTGCCTAAAGCTGAGTATGTTTAAGGGTTCTTAAATGCAAAAATGTGTACCCAGAAATGCTTGATTGTATGTAAAATGTACAATTTCTGCAAGCAGTTGAACTTCAGTCTCACTCTGAAGATTGTCCATACTGATTAATGTGTGACCATTTCCATAtggtttcagcagcagcatttgctCACTGGCTTCTTACACAGGTCCTTCCCCACAAGAGACAAATTGAGAGGCTTATTTCAGAGCTCTGTCTGCATCACACTCTATTTAACCTGTAACTTCCTAGTTTTTAGTGGGATTTGCAGACCACAATGAGTTGTTTCTTAGCTCATTTTCACTCTTCAAACTTTGAATCTTTATTGCAGTATTCcagtattttttcttaaatgttaaTGTGGTTCCCTGAAGAAAGGCTTTTAGACCTAAAAGCTTATTTAGTTTCCCTTGCACTCCTTATTCCAACTCATAAATAGCTTCTAAAATGAGTGGTGtccaaaatattaaattactCTTCCATTGAATTTCTCTGCCACAGAAGATGTGGTTGTTCTAAGTGAAAAATGTCATTGTAATTGGTTATGCAATGTAAAGGAATAATAGTTAATTTTCAAGACAGTTTTTCCAAGGAAACTTCTGTGAAAAATTATGTAACTGTTCACTTGTTAAGCCCTTGTGAATGttgttttttaagttttaagtgTAATTAAGGTGCCATCATTTCACTGTATCCTGATTAAAGCTTCCTGGTTTTATAAATTGTTATTCCCTCTTCCATCCCTGCAAACTGCAACCAGATAAAAAATTCTGATTAAGTAAAACTTTTTTTACCCACCttgatttcttctctttgaTATTTACACCATCTTTTTGCTGTGTCTAAAATGCTTCAGCTGTCCCCCAAGGCAAATAGACACAGCTGGGGTTGTGTCTTTCCTACTCTAAGTAAAAtagggttgttttggtttttggaaAATCAGGAGACGTGAGGTGTACAAATCTGACAAAATACTGACATTTCTATTCCAGCCATTCCTGAAACAGCTTCTTCATATGTTCTTTTCTTAGGACTggtaaagtaaataaaaattatgagaTTGGGCTGCCTTCTGATTGGCTCActtatattttgtttaaatgtattttgtatttttaccaAAGTTACTGAGctagtatttttatttggtATGTTGTTTTTTTGCAAAAATTGGTCAGACTGTCATACTTCCAGTGTCTCCAGGTGCATCAGTTAAAGGGATCTTTAGGAACGGCAACAACGTGGATTAAGAGTAACATGCATTTTCAAGTGgttgtctttttcttcttgttcttccaTTCTTTGTCTTATTATGATGATGGTTCTCTACTGTTTGCTTAACTGAGAAATGCCACTGAATAAATGAAACCTGATTTGATTTAGTTACCTACATAATAGAATTTTTGATACTTCATGTAGCATTACTATAGAAACATCTTCTGTTACTGAATTTCACTGCAATTAGACATAATTAATGTTTTCTTATGCAGCTCAGTTTGTATTTTGAATTGGCAACTTAATGGTGAATGAATTTTCTGTTCTTAGCAGTATGAAGTCTTAACTAGTTGAAAGTAAAGACAATTTCCAGTAATCTAAATATAAAAACTGTGTAGAATGAAGACTATGGAGGAACCTGTCAGCTTGTGTTTTAGACCATGAAGTTTTGAATTGTTAAGATGAAAATAAGGTCACCTGTATGAAGTAAATAGAATATGAAGAAAGCTTCAATATAACCAGTGTTCTTTAGTGAATTACGGGTGCTTTCACAGTACTAGATGTTCTTAAATTAAATGTGATTGCTGGTGTTTTTTGAAGTAGTAACTTGGCAGTTGGCACAGATGCCCAAATTGGAGACAACTGAAAACACTGTGTGTCTTTTGGATCTGTGGATGTATTTTGTCTTTCAATATCCAAAATATTCCACTACAAACAAGGTACTATGCATTGTTTTCCTGGGATGAAGAATAGGTTTAATGTGAACTCTAGAAAGCATTTTAGTCCCATTGTGTAGATGAAGGTTATTCAGGGATTTGGAGCCAATATAAGTTTAGAGGTCTGCTCTGTTAATTAAACAGCAGAGTTTTTTACTGTGTGTCTAACAATAAAATGCATTTGACAGTGCATTTCATAATTCATTAGTTATAATCATACCTTTCACTACTTGTATTCTTGTGTCTCTTCAAATACCTTCTGAAATTTGAACACTAACAGGACTCCTGTGAACTTGTTTGCTTGCACATTTAGTGTGTGATACAATGAATCACTTAGAAACTACCAAAAAAGACGTTTTACATTTGAAACCTAGATTAGAATTTCACATACTTAATTACTTTGTAGCATATTGGTCTTTCTTTTATTAGGGCACTTCTAAAATTGATAATTTATTCTTTGAAAAACTGTTACTCTTTATATGTCCTATTGCATTCTTCTTCATTTTCGGTGTggtaatttaaatattttattgatatctttgtctttttctcaACAGTTTTCAAAATCTGGTTAATGTGATGGCATAAACTAGTAAAGCATTTGGAGTACATGATGGATATCAGCAACGTTGATTGATATTATTGGAGTGGTACAGTAAGAGCCTGCTGTATGAAATGCCAGAAGTTTACATTTCTTCTAGTTTTGCAATGGTAAGTTTTTTACATTTGTACTATAGAAATAATAACTTTTTATCTTGTCATGTAAGGGGTTTTTCTTTAGAAAGTATCATATCAGCAAATCAGTAAAGATTTCTCTCTTATATATGATTTCTAAAGTCTGTTGAGTTCAGCAGTAATTACTAACCAAAGTATACATTTGAATTTGGTTTAAGTTATTTTATTGGTATTGATTTGAAATGTCAGTTACTCACCCCTAATGTTTGCTAGCTTTAATTAGAACAACCTAGGGGAAATGGAATATGGAAATAAACCCTGTTTTTCATGTTAGGGTTCAGCCCCAAATCACTCTCCAGATCACTCTCCAGATGGTACTGAGCTTGTGTGCAGAGGGAGAATATGCAGGCAAGTTTATCCATGTGGAGGATAGGTGTAAAAACCATTATAGAAAGCACATAGTGTTTTGCTGTCTTCAGTCAGCTGCTGATGTTTGACCATTTGCTGCTTGACATGTTGTTTATATTTCCTCTTAAGGCAGAGTGTGTTGGAGAGCTctcatgtatttaattttaagtgGACAATGAAAGTCAGCACTGCAGCATCTCTTTAGATGTATTTTCAGGAATACAAAAAGTGCACCTTTCCAGGCATTCATCTAAGGCAGCAGGAATAGCTAACAAGGAGGGCTGTAGCAGCACAAATAAATcggttttgagaacatttgaaatttgcattttataaTCGTCTTTTTCTTTGTTGCACTTTTGTGCACTTTTGTACTGTCGTACACTGTTGTGTACAGAGCTGTATGACATGTACACAAAATTCTGTGCTTTCTTCTACAGTTTTGTCCAGAACTACACCAAGCAACACTGTTAGGATACATTGCTTTCCTTAAGAAATACTGCTTGCATTGTGAATTCCTAAACACACAATACAGTAAATACTGGTAATTGTTAAACAGAATTGTACTGGATGAGAGAGTACTTGTCTTGTcccattctttttttctgttctagGACCATCTGACAATTAAATAATTGATTTGGGAGAATTTATACatttatgttctttttttcctcttcttttctgaaaatgaaaaacacctCTAGTacaattttcttcatttgttattttcagtgtgtttaAGTAATGTGTGAAAGATTTTATTCcatatttaaaatttgtaaTCCTCACATCATATGGCAGTTGAACGGGTTTGTGTAATTTGGAATTTGGGTAGATGAAAATGGGAAGGTGTGCCATTATGCACAAATGTGAATCTATTCATTAGCAAGGGTGTTCTGACAGATCTGTGGTGATACAGAGTTTGacatattaaacttttaaagattaaattaataaaagggTAAGACTGAACCGAGttctcttaaaaattatttcgAGATACTGGGCAGGTCAAGTACTCCTACATTTCACCTTGAAATGTGAAATACAGGCGCTCTGAAATGGGGTGTTTTAAACTTTGAGTCTGAATTTACTTAAATCTGATGTGAGTGATGATTCATCTCAGCAGCTGAGAGGCGaacagccttccagtacctcaGAGGAGATTCCTGATAGAGCCAGGCTTTTGTTGTCATAAGTGAGAGAAGTAGGAGAGGCCCCACCTGTGTatcagaaaaagtatttttgctttAAGGACTGGGACAGGTTGCCTAGAGAAGTTGTGGAATATCTGTACTCAGTGTTTTTCAAGACCCAGCTGGATAATGTTCCATGTAACTAAATCTGAATTTAGGCCTCATGTTCATTTGAATGGGAGGGTGGATAGGATTTCTTCCCAAAGGCCTTTCCAGCTggaatgattttatgattctgattgagaaattttatttcatttttactaATGGTAGCTTTAAGTACTTTTTAGTggtgtggtttatttttttttagttccttGCTAAATTAGAATTGCAGTTCTGTTTTGTTATTTATGAgagatttgttttttctttaagcaaCAACGGAGTAAGCAAGTGCAATTTTAATGGTTTACTTCTTAGTCTGTGAAACCATGTAACTGGAATCTGTGGGATATTAAGAATGCAATCTCATACCTTTTACTTGAACAGACAAATTTAAATAATACCAATGCATGATAGCATATGTACAATTACATAAAAATAGTGTCTTTTAGTAACTAGAGACTAACTGGAACATCCCAGGGCTTACATAAGGCATAAATATGAGCAACACTCACACAAGTACTGAAGCCAGAACAACCACAAATACCAAGTCAGCTACTTTGTAGCTGAGATGGAAAAATTGAATGCACTAAAGAAATACCATGGAAAGAAGCAGTATGAATACATTGAATGGTATTATTCAGTTTGACATTAGTACGTTTGTGACAATATTTGCTGATTTCAGATTTGCTGTGTCTctagatgtttttaaaatattttttctgactgTTTTTTTTGAAGGTTTCCCAGTGAGTGGATCACGATGAACATACTTTAGGGACTTGCCATAGTATGGCTGCTTCTCGATCTACTCGTGTTACAAGATCTACAGTGGGTTTAAATGGTTTGGATGAAAATTTCTGTGGTAGAACATTAAGGAACCGTAGCATTGCTCATCCGGAGGAAGTCTCACCTCATCCTCAAATCCGATCCAGGTCACCAAAGAAGAGGCCAGAGTCTGTGCAAACTCAGAAGGGCAGCAGTGGTGGCAGAACTACTGATCTGAAACAGCAGAGTGCTCGGGAGTCATGGGTGAGCCCTAGAAAGAGGGGGCTGTCCACTTCGGAGAAGGATAATGGTGATAAGCAAACTGTGgaaaatagtgaaaaaaaacaagcagaagcTGTTTCACCAGTTTTGAAAAGAATTAAACGCTGTCTACGTTCAGAGGCACCCAACAGTTCTGAAGAAGACTTGCCCACTAAGGCAGAGAAGGAGTCATTGGAGCATAAGAGCTTAGTGTCGGACAATGATGCAGCCTCCGCAGGGACTAAGCGAGCTTGTAGATGTCTTATATTGGATGATTGTGAGAAAAGGGAAGTTAAAAAGGTGAATGTCTGTGCAGAAGGGTTTAATAATTCTGCAGTAGTTGAAGAGGTTGCAGGTTATCAGACTGTCAATGGAGTTGGTGAGAGAGACTCAAATTCTCTTAACTGTGATGACTGTCAGCTTGATGGGAACACTAAGCAAAACAGTGCCGGTTCCCATACACCCAAGGACAAAACAGTAGCAGAAAATGGAAACTCATTTGCCCATTCTTCATTGTTGCTTAATAGCAGCAAAGAGGACAGTGTTGTAGACCATTATGTGCCTTGCACAAACTCTCAAGAACAGGTAAAGTTAGAGGACCACAAAACAATAAACGACTGCTTGCCTGAGGAGCATGCTAATCAGGCATTTGAGCCAGCTACAGGGTCCTTTTCTGAAATCCAGTCATCTTTGTTAAGGGATTCAGAGGAGGAGGTGGATGTTGTGGGAGATAGCAGTGCCTCTAAGGAACAGTGTGCTGAAAACACCAATAGCAACCTGAATACTCACCATGACAGTGCATCAATCTCAGGTGAACCTGAACCACATTCTTCAGTGCTGAACTGTGTTTCAGCTCAGATGACAAATATGTTGGAGCTTCAAGAACACAGATACACGTTGAGAACTTCACCACGAAGGGCTGCCCCTGCCAGAAGTAGCCCTACTAAAAATAACTCTCCTTGTAGAGAAAACGGACAGGTTGAGGAAAATAATCTTAGTCCTACTGAAAAGAATGTACCTGTAGGTATTAATAATATCAATGGATCTCCCAAAAAGTCTGAAGAAAtcaaacagaatgaaaaagagaaaaatagtaATACAGGGGATCATGGGAGTGATGGACTAAGAAAGCCACTTTCTGAGTCTAGGCTTGTTGCTGGATATGTACCGTCTGCCAAAGAGAGTGCCAACATCCACACtgcagaggaggatgaggaagagccTGATGTGTATTACTTTGAATCAGATCATGTGGCATTGAAACACAACAAAGAGTATGTGTAACTATGGTAACCAtgaattctgcttttgtttcttaCCAAAATATATTATTACAAAAATTATTAAGTATTTAACGTACTTCCACAAAAATTTAAATCCTTTATAATTTTCATACTTTTCAGTCTTCATTCTTCTTGTTTCTACCTCAAGCAAAATTAAACTCTATTTAATATGCAGTATGGTACAGCAATGTGGTTTATACATTTCTAGCAATCAGGATTCTTGAGCCAgaacttgggtttttttgagtttctttgtgtttctgtttctttaaaaatgcatcttgtattttctcttaaaaCCTAGTTGGAGGGAAAACCAAAGGAATTATAACCTTTAATTAGATTTCAATAATTTATTGGTATATCAAATGGACACCGCAGATGCAGCTTATACAATTATTATTCTGCTGTGCATAAACGTTAAAGTTAGAAACTTTTTGGAGTGTCATGGGAAAGAACTCAGCAATATTGGGTTAAGGAAGATGAATTGATAAAATGCATCAACTTTCTCCAAAGTAAATTATGTCTACattgctattttatttatttatttatttattattatcactactactactaataataatacaACAATTATTTTACTCTGagttttttttatgtttgtcAGCTGAATGTCTGTAAATAGATCTGTGGTAACTTTACCTTGTGGTAAATGTGCAAGAGATTTTTGAAACGAAACGGTGATTCACTGAAAAAAGTTTACATggagaaaatttgttttcaagtAGTAGATCAGGACACagttttttatttcacagtctTTGTAATGCTGTTTTGACtcctgtgttttgctgtttattaGATGTTCTGTATTTTGCTGTGAGTTCTGAAAGGCCAAGTGCAGATGTTCTTCAGCTTGGTGTGTAGGAAGGGTTGAAGCACTGGAAATAGTTCAGTGTAAATGTAGTAAATGTTCACAGCACAGGTACTCTGAATATGGGGCATGAGGCAGAGATGATTGTTTGATCCAGTATGACTAGATTTTTGATATTAGAGTTGCATTGTTTATATAGTGAAGTTTTGCTCAGTATTGGATATGGATAAATcattttaatcagaaaatttttaatttgagcATGGGTTAGACAAACTGTGATTTCAAAATAATGATCAAACATTTGCAGCTTCAGCCATCAGTCCAAAGTGGACTTTTCCCAGTAGATAGAAAGAAAATgacaaatgggaaaaatggaCTGTTGTCTCTTGACTCTCTTAAGATGATTGTGTATCTGTATGTAATATGACTTCATGTGATGTTCGTACACAGATTCTTTAGTAATGTGGTGTGATGATAGGGGGTTTTatgtattaggaaaaaatactgtaaaataaaagTAGTTTCTTCTATTCTTAAACGCAGATCTAAATTGTCCTTGGAAATTTCAGGTGTGCCCCAGTGTTAGGATTTGAACATAGGCAATTCTGAAGAAATGGGTAGATGTTGTTCAGATTGGCAGCCTGTTTGAGACTGTGTTGGGGAGCTTTTGAATTTGCAAGTAGGACTTAGTGACTTGCTGCTGACTTGTTGCCTGAATGCAGAATTCCAAAAGAAGTGGttattgtttttattctgtCTTATATTTCTACTTTCCCAAAGGGAAGCATGCTACTGGGGGGTGGCAGTGTTCGCCGTATCTTTTCTTCATGTAAAAAAGTTTTGATAGAACTGGAAAATTACAGGCCATCCTTTTTTGTTGTCTACATTTATAAGGAAATAAGTCTGGTATATTGATGGTTCTGCATGGTATTAAGATACTTCTAAAGAACTTAAGTCAATATTTTGACATTTGAGTGCAGTTGTCATTTATCCAGAATTTCATACTTCAAGAGTAAATCAAGTGCGCTGCACTATATccagttttaaaaatagcaaagtTCATTAGAGGATACTCTTAATTCGTGTATAACAGTTTTTGAATAGTGTCTTAATTATCCCCTTGTGTAATCTCATTTGCTACTTACTATCGAAAGTGTTAAActgtaaaaaacaaaccttAGCCTGTCAGTTTACCTGAAATGTATTCCCTGATTGTTCAGTTGCAAAGAATTCCAGGGTTCCCATGTTATTAATGTAGATTTAGCTGGAGGTAAAGGATATTCACTTAGCTTGTGATAGTTCTGGCTAAGCCAAGTGTTCCGGTGCTCTGCATATCACATCTTTGAACGgtacagttttgtttttctgtccttCATCAGTTTGGGATTGTTAGGGGTGattttttctgtggtttatgtttctgttctcttttaAAAGCTGATTCAGAGAGACATTAGCATCTTGGCTAGATTGAGGAGGCAGATTTCTCCAAGAAGGCATAAGTAAAATTCTTTGGATGTTCCATGGCAGAAAAAATATACTTTCTTCTGTGTCATACAAGCAATTTTATATGGCTGTAAACTTACATCATTTCTTGTTATATTACATAGCTTGGTGACATACGTATTAATACAGTTGATTTTCACTCTCCAAAAAATTGTTGTGACATTGATAAAATAGGAATATACCAGAACCTTCAAGAGCTCTTGATAAGACTTGctataagaaaaaaaccctaaatgtAAGTTGCCGTATTTCTGTAtgaattttgttgctttttgaaTCTTAACATGTTTAAACAATGTTCATATGTTAATATTTCTGGGAAAACTGGATGATATAATAGGAGAAACAGCTATCACTGATTATGGAATATTATTATTCAGAGAGAAAGCTGAAATGATGGATGTTCCTACAACTTCTTAATTAAAATAGATCTGTCCTATGAAGATGGAGATGAGATCTCTAAGCAGAAATTTTATCACAACATAGACATTTTTGTAGATAATAACAGACTGATCTGGGGGTTGTATAGTTGTAAAGTGTtgttaatattttctgtttctacaCACataattggaattttttttgcattgtaACTGCTCTCAGAAAAGTGTGGTTTGGTGTATATTTGAGAATTTTGATTTTATGTTCTAGCTCAGAAATGTTCTCATTTCCTCCTGAGATACTTTTATCAAGACTGAACTTCCTGATTTAAAACTTTCTACACTGCTGAATTTTATATGCTGTGCTTAGTATTTTGCATATGTCTTTCCTCAGGCATTTCTCATATCTCTTTGCTGTATCTTTTTACACTGTAATTCGATCTCATACTGCAGCAGCTTACTTTAATTCTCTGTCTGGTGCAGTATTTTATTCTCAGTAATTTCTGCCTTTGCTCAGTGTTTTATTTAGTGccctgttttggttttggttttttttcttc is a window from the Poecile atricapillus isolate bPoeAtr1 chromosome 7, bPoeAtr1.hap1, whole genome shotgun sequence genome containing:
- the ZZZ3 gene encoding ZZ-type zinc finger-containing protein 3 isoform X1; translated protein: MAASRSTRVTRSTVGLNGLDENFCGRTLRNRSIAHPEEVSPHPQIRSRSPKKRPESVQTQKGSSGGRTTDLKQQSARESWVSPRKRGLSTSEKDNGDKQTVENSEKKQAEAVSPVLKRIKRCLRSEAPNSSEEDLPTKAEKESLEHKSLVSDNDAASAGTKRACRCLILDDCEKREVKKVNVCAEGFNNSAVVEEVAGYQTVNGVGERDSNSLNCDDCQLDGNTKQNSAGSHTPKDKTVAENGNSFAHSSLLLNSSKEDSVVDHYVPCTNSQEQVKLEDHKTINDCLPEEHANQAFEPATGSFSEIQSSLLRDSEEEVDVVGDSSASKEQCAENTNSNLNTHHDSASISGEPEPHSSVLNCVSAQMTNMLELQEHRYTLRTSPRRAAPARSSPTKNNSPCRENGQVEENNLSPTEKNVPVGINNINGSPKKSEEIKQNEKEKNSNTGDHGSDGLRKPLSESRLVAGYVPSAKESANIHTAEEDEEEPDVYYFESDHVALKHNKDYQRLLQTIAVLEAQRTQAVQDLESLGRHQREALKDPIGFVERLQKKVDMGLPFPQRVVQLPEIAWDQYTTSLGNFEREFKNRKRNSRRVKLIFDKVGIPARPKSPLDPKKDGESISYSVLPLSDGPEGSTNSRPQMIRGRLCDETKPETFNQLWTVEEQKKLEQLLLKYPPEEVESRRWQKIADELGNRTAKQVASRVQKYFIKLTKAGIPVPGRTPNLYLYSKKSSSRRQHPLNKHLFKPSTFMTSHEPPVYMDEDDDRCSFHSHMDTAAEEEVSDEESIPVTYRELPEYKELLEFKKLKKQKLQQMHAESGFVQHVGFKCDNCGIEPIQGVRWHCQDCPQEMSLDFCDSCSDCLHETEIHKEDHQLEPIYRAETFLDRDYCMSQGTSYNYLDPNYFPANR
- the ZZZ3 gene encoding ZZ-type zinc finger-containing protein 3 isoform X2; translation: MAASRSTRVTRSTVGLNGLDENFCGRTLRNRSIAHPEEVSPHPQIRSRSPKKRPESVQTQKGSSGGRTTDLKQQSARESWVSPRKRGLSTSEKDNGDKQTVENSEKKQAEAVSPVLKRIKRCLRSEAPNSSEEDLPTKAEKESLEHKSLVSDNDAASAGTKRACRCLILDDCEKREVKKVNVCAEGFNNSAVVEEVAGYQTVNGVGERDSNSLNCDDCQLDGNTKQNSAGSHTPKDKTVAENGNSFAHSSLLLNSSKEDSVVDHYVPCTNSQEQVKLEDHKTINDCLPEEHANQAFEPATGSFSEIQSSLLRDSEEEVDVVGDSSASKEQCAENTNSNLNTHHDSASISGEPEPHSSVLNCVSAQMTNMLELQEHRYTLRTSPRRAAPARSSPTKNNSPCRENGQVEENNLSPTEKNVPVGINNINGSPKKSEEIKQNEKEKNSNTGDHGSDGLRKPLSESRLVAGYVPSAKESANIHTAEEDEEEPDVYYFESDHVALKHNKDYQRLLQTIAVLEAQRTQAVQDLESLGRHQREALKDPIGFVERLQKKVDMGLPFPQRVVQLPEIAWDQYTTSLGNFEREFKNRKRNSRRVKLIFDKGIPARPKSPLDPKKDGESISYSVLPLSDGPEGSTNSRPQMIRGRLCDETKPETFNQLWTVEEQKKLEQLLLKYPPEEVESRRWQKIADELGNRTAKQVASRVQKYFIKLTKAGIPVPGRTPNLYLYSKKSSSRRQHPLNKHLFKPSTFMTSHEPPVYMDEDDDRCSFHSHMDTAAEEEVSDEESIPVTYRELPEYKELLEFKKLKKQKLQQMHAESGFVQHVGFKCDNCGIEPIQGVRWHCQDCPQEMSLDFCDSCSDCLHETEIHKEDHQLEPIYRAETFLDRDYCMSQGTSYNYLDPNYFPANR